A genomic stretch from Scheffersomyces stipitis CBS 6054 chromosome 6, complete sequence includes:
- the MOB2 gene encoding protein kinase activator involved in cell cycle and shape regulation (Maintenance of ploidy protein MOB2 (MPS1 binder 2) Cell cycle-associated protein), with translation MSFLNTIRGFGRSSKKNKKELDSSSLVHNQIQFANSHSPTKGHRSGQQSSRQMSPKRSSHSSTSAFNGSSSIKEQQLPLFLCEPFVKTALVKGSFKTIVQLPKYVDFGEWLALNIFELFNNLNQFYGVIADYVTPEAYPTMNAGPRANYLWVDGNGQTVNLPACQYIEYVIAWISNKINDQSVFPTKTGGAFPPNFMKDCKNISRQMFRIFAHIYHNHFDKIVHLSLEAHWNSFFAHFISLVKEYNLIDRNELEPLLPLI, from the exons ATGTCGTTCCTTAACACCATAAGAGGATTTGGCAGAAGTTCCAAAAAAAACAAGAAGGAGTTAGATTCACTGTCGTT AGTACACAACCAGATCCAGTTTGCCAATAGCCATTCTCCAACCAAGGGACATAGGTCCGGACAACAGAGTTCACGTCAGATGCTGCCGAAGAGATCGTCTCACTCATCCACTCTGGCATTTAATGGCTCGTCAAGCATTAAGGAACAACAGCTACCTCTATTCCTTTGTGAGCCGTTTGTTAAGACTGCCCTCGTCAAGGGCTCTTTTAAAACCATCGTGCAATTGCCTAAGTACGTCGACTTTGGTGAGTGGTTGGCACTTAACATTTTTGAGTTATTCAACAACCTAAATCAATTTTACGGTGTGATAGCAGACTATGTCACACCAGAAGCATATCCGACTATGAATGCTGGACCACGTGCGAACTATCTCTGGGTGGATGGAAACGGGCAAACTGTCAACTTGCCAGCATGCCAATACATCGAATATGTGATCGCTTGGATTTCAAACAAGATCAATGATCAATCAGTATTTCCAACAAAGACGGGTGGTGCTTTTCCACCGAACTTCATGAAAGATTGTAAGAATATTTCTAGGCAAATGTTCAGAATCTTCGCCCACATTTACCATAATCATTTTGACAAAATCGTCCATCTCTCTTTGGAGGCGCATTGGAACTCATTCTTTGCGCACTTTATCAGTCTCGTAAAGGAGTACAACTTAATAGACAGAAACGAGCTTGAACCGTTATTACCATTGATATAA